One Cucurbita pepo subsp. pepo cultivar mu-cu-16 chromosome LG11, ASM280686v2, whole genome shotgun sequence DNA window includes the following coding sequences:
- the LOC111804808 gene encoding histidine-containing phosphotransfer protein 4-like, protein MANSALNRRISTMRQSFFDEGILGEQFIHVERLGDDDPHFLERVLTTYFRESTQSIATLQNALRSPSCNPSALERPLHKFKGASASIGAIKVSNQIDDAIHGCRDEDVDRVKAAVRRIHNEYTILRRKFEQYFQVSLSIYLNIHLFLYIYI, encoded by the exons ATGGCGAATTCTGCTTTGAATCGACGGATTTCCACCATGAGGCAATCATTCTTCGATGAG GGAATATTAGGTGAACAATTTATCCACGTGGAGCGATTAGGTGACGATGATCCACACTTTCTAGAGAGGGTTCTCACTACGTATTTCAGGGAATCAACCCAGAGTATAGCTACCCTACAAAATGCATT GAGGTCACCTTCGTGCAACCCGAGTGCACTCGAGAGGCCACTTCATAAGTTTAAGGGAGCGAGCGCCAG TATTGGTGCCATTAAAGTGAGCAACCAAATAGATGATGCAATTCATGGTTGTAGAGACGAAGACGTGGATAG GGTTAAGGCTGCTGTAAGACGGATACATAATGAATACACTATCTTACGTCGTAAATTCGAGCAGTACTTCCAGGTCtctctatctatctatctaaaCATACAtctatttctatatatatacatatag
- the LOC111804807 gene encoding uncharacterized protein C3F10.06c isoform X1, whose amino-acid sequence MEDGANLSIYKAVRSIKRRDNTLYNALRSIYEDSIFVGEIAQLWPELPLLANLRCGLWYSPKFHSNCYFKSTDGHNNNWSFNTSRLNLHVAQLAGQKGGCIIVDSTRRGKRFPDSMSKTIPIWTCVLNRSISKHLNKIHGSSLEQGEPSTSDVLTENGREAAVNWDCSLHLPLWVSQTEKAAIEERLEEWTKQLDDCGADIATLASILRKPLRPLWISQRSVIWLNEVPDHDSWDFTPIILVSASLSTGVVQQRTTTEFSWNYISGAGDDEESWARGLSPNLFWNHAHDLMSSGPDVCNQKVAEIVEKDRVYRALRGNDAPQISVKSQKVGGSSTQVPSIEQMLSLDLSDTELDAKSSDGNCALSWLGSTSLAVGSSQHAVTACDVDCILNCDKESLSVCLPIADAYLHLPMAMSKLDRFSLSRSLPAAVDFAKSNLSEGKRLLVCCSNGEDISVCVCLAILTSLFDDKGTFDGGKSFNKTRITKSDMRRRLVYICKFATNARPSRGNLRQVFNFLSGGRTD is encoded by the exons ATGGAGGACGGCGCGAATCTGAGCATATACAAGGCCGTCAGAAGCATAAAACGCAGGGATAATACTCTCTACAACGCTCTCAGGTCAATCTACGAGGACTCTATCTTTGTCGGCGAGATCGCCCAGCTATGGCCGGAGCTTCCTCTTTTAGCAAATCTCCGTTGCGGCCTTTGGTACTCGCCGAAGTTTCACTCCAATTGTTACTTCAAGTCCACCGACGGCCACAACAACAACTGGTCTTTCAATACTTCCCGCCTTAATCTTCACGTCGCGCAATTGGCTG GACAGAAGGGAGGGTGTATTATAGTTGATTCCACTCGAAGAGGGAAGCGCTTTCCTGATAGTATGTCCAAAACAATACCCATTTGGACTTGTGTTTTGAATCGGTCTATAAGCAAACATTTAAACAAAATCCATGGCAGTTCGTTGGAACAAGGG GAGCCTTCCACTTCTGACGTGCTCACTGAAAATGGAAGGGAAGCTGCTGTTAACTGGGACTGTTCCTTGCATCTTCCCCTATGGGTTTCTCAAACCGAGAAAGCTGCTATTGAGGAACGCCTTGAAGAATGGACAAAGCAGTTAGATGACTGTGGAGCTGATATTGCCACACTAGCATCAATCTTGAGAAAGCCATTGCGCCCCTTGTGGATTTCACAGAGATCAGTTATTTGGTTAAATGAAGTACCAGATCACGATTCCTGGGATTTCACCCCCATTATACTTGTTTCGGCTTCGTTATCTACTGGTGTGGTTCAACAAAGGACCACCACAGAGTTTAGCTGGAACTACATTTCGGGAGCGGGAGACGATGAAGAAAGTTGGGCAAGAGGCCTATCTCCTAATCTATTTTGGAATCACGCACATGATCTTATGAGCTCTGGACCTGATGTCTGTAATCAGAAGGTAGCTGAAATCGTTGAAAAGGACAGAGTTTATCGAGCTCTAAGGGGGAACGATGCGCCTCAGATCAGTGTTAAATCTCAGAAGGTGGGCGGATCGTCAACTCAAGTCCCATCTATCGAGCAAATGTTATCTTTAGATTTATCTGATACTGAGCTAGATGCAAAATCTTCTGATGGAAATTGTGCATTATCGTGGCTTGGTTCAACTAGCCTTGCAGTAGGCTCATCTCAACATG CTGTGACTGCGTGCGATGTTGATTGCATCTTAAATTGTGATAAAGAATCGCTATCTGTTTGCCTTCCGATTGCTGATGCATATCTTCATCTACCTATGGCT ATGTCAAAACTGGATCGCTTTTCCCTGTCAAGAAGCCTTCCTGCTGCAGTAGATTTTGCGAAGTCGAATCTTAGTGAAGGGAAAAGACTTCTAGTTTGCTGTAGCAATG GAGAAGATATTAGCGTATGTGTTTGCTTGGCAATACTGACTTCTTTATTCGACGACAAAG GAACTTTTGATGGCGGGAAATCTTTCAACAAGACGCGCATAACGAAATCGGATATGAGAAGACGACTCGTATACATCTGTAAATTTGCAACAAATGCAAGGCCTTCCAGAGGAAATTTGAGGCaggttttcaattttctaagtGGGGGAAGAACTGATTAA
- the LOC111804807 gene encoding uncharacterized protein C3F10.06c isoform X2, with the protein MSKTIPIWTCVLNRSISKHLNKIHGSSLEQGEPSTSDVLTENGREAAVNWDCSLHLPLWVSQTEKAAIEERLEEWTKQLDDCGADIATLASILRKPLRPLWISQRSVIWLNEVPDHDSWDFTPIILVSASLSTGVVQQRTTTEFSWNYISGAGDDEESWARGLSPNLFWNHAHDLMSSGPDVCNQKVAEIVEKDRVYRALRGNDAPQISVKSQKVGGSSTQVPSIEQMLSLDLSDTELDAKSSDGNCALSWLGSTSLAVGSSQHAVTACDVDCILNCDKESLSVCLPIADAYLHLPMAMSKLDRFSLSRSLPAAVDFAKSNLSEGKRLLVCCSNGEDISVCVCLAILTSLFDDKGTFDGGKSFNKTRITKSDMRRRLVYICKFATNARPSRGNLRQVFNFLSGGRTD; encoded by the exons ATGTCCAAAACAATACCCATTTGGACTTGTGTTTTGAATCGGTCTATAAGCAAACATTTAAACAAAATCCATGGCAGTTCGTTGGAACAAGGG GAGCCTTCCACTTCTGACGTGCTCACTGAAAATGGAAGGGAAGCTGCTGTTAACTGGGACTGTTCCTTGCATCTTCCCCTATGGGTTTCTCAAACCGAGAAAGCTGCTATTGAGGAACGCCTTGAAGAATGGACAAAGCAGTTAGATGACTGTGGAGCTGATATTGCCACACTAGCATCAATCTTGAGAAAGCCATTGCGCCCCTTGTGGATTTCACAGAGATCAGTTATTTGGTTAAATGAAGTACCAGATCACGATTCCTGGGATTTCACCCCCATTATACTTGTTTCGGCTTCGTTATCTACTGGTGTGGTTCAACAAAGGACCACCACAGAGTTTAGCTGGAACTACATTTCGGGAGCGGGAGACGATGAAGAAAGTTGGGCAAGAGGCCTATCTCCTAATCTATTTTGGAATCACGCACATGATCTTATGAGCTCTGGACCTGATGTCTGTAATCAGAAGGTAGCTGAAATCGTTGAAAAGGACAGAGTTTATCGAGCTCTAAGGGGGAACGATGCGCCTCAGATCAGTGTTAAATCTCAGAAGGTGGGCGGATCGTCAACTCAAGTCCCATCTATCGAGCAAATGTTATCTTTAGATTTATCTGATACTGAGCTAGATGCAAAATCTTCTGATGGAAATTGTGCATTATCGTGGCTTGGTTCAACTAGCCTTGCAGTAGGCTCATCTCAACATG CTGTGACTGCGTGCGATGTTGATTGCATCTTAAATTGTGATAAAGAATCGCTATCTGTTTGCCTTCCGATTGCTGATGCATATCTTCATCTACCTATGGCT ATGTCAAAACTGGATCGCTTTTCCCTGTCAAGAAGCCTTCCTGCTGCAGTAGATTTTGCGAAGTCGAATCTTAGTGAAGGGAAAAGACTTCTAGTTTGCTGTAGCAATG GAGAAGATATTAGCGTATGTGTTTGCTTGGCAATACTGACTTCTTTATTCGACGACAAAG GAACTTTTGATGGCGGGAAATCTTTCAACAAGACGCGCATAACGAAATCGGATATGAGAAGACGACTCGTATACATCTGTAAATTTGCAACAAATGCAAGGCCTTCCAGAGGAAATTTGAGGCaggttttcaattttctaagtGGGGGAAGAACTGATTAA
- the LOC111806029 gene encoding mitochondrial import inner membrane translocase subunit TIM17-2-like, with protein MGTPETSREPCPDRILDDIGGAFGMGAVGGSAFHFIKGLYNSPKGSRIIGGSQAVRMNAPRVGGSFAVWGGLFSAFDCTMVYVRQKEDPWNSIIAGAATGGFLQMRQGPASAARSAVFGGVLLALIEGAGIMLNKVLSQQQNMPVVIEEPAGMGGVPGYPTGQLPGRAPSMSLPQAELAGISSSPSSSPSDSGSGSWFGGWFGGGKKKESEVSGGGSETTILESFDAPPVPNFEYK; from the coding sequence ATGGGAACGCCAGAAACCTCAAGGGAACCTTGCCCCGATCGCATCCTCGACGATATCGGCGGCGCTTTCGGTATGGGAGCCGTAGGTGGCTCAGCCTTTCACTTCATCAAAGGTCTCTACAATTCTCCCAAAGGATCCAGGATTATCGGCGGCTCTCAGGCCGTCCGGATGAATGCGCCGCGTGTCGGCGGGAGCTTCGCCGTTTGGGGTGGCTTATTCTCTGCTTTCGATTGCACCATGGTCTATGTCCGCCAGAAGGAGGATCCATGGAACTCGATCATCGCCGGTGCCGCTACCGGCGGTTTTCTTCAGATGCGACAGGGACCTGCATCGGCAGCTCGTTCGGCAGTTTTCGGCGGCGTTTTGTTGGCTTTGATTGAAGGAGCTGGGATTATGCTAAACAAAGTCCTCAGCCAGCAACAGAATATGCCTGTTGTGATTGAAGAGCCTGCTGGTATGGGTGGTGTACCTGGGTATCCTACAGGCCAATTACCTGGCCGTGCTCCTTCCATGTCTCTACCACAAGCGGAATTGGCAggtatttcttcttctccgtCGTCGTCTCCTTCAGATTCTGGTAGTGGCTCGTGGTTCGGAGGTTGGTTTGGTGGAGGCAAGAAGAAGGAATCTGAAGTGTCGGGTGGAGGAAGCGAAACAACAATTTTGGAGAGCTTTGATGCACCGCCTGTGCCAAATTTTGAGTACAAGTAA